From the Rhodococcus sp. NBC_00297 genome, one window contains:
- a CDS encoding adenylosuccinate synthase, protein MPAIVLIGAQWGDEGKGKATDLFGERLQWVVRYQGGNNAGHTVVLPNGDKFALHLIPSGILSPGVNNVIGNGVVVDPGVLLTELDGLEKRDVDTSKLLLSADAHLIMPYHVAIDKVTERFLGARKIGTTGRGIGPCYQDKIARVGVRAADVLDEKILTQKVEAALEFKNQVLAKIYNRRALESEKVVEEVLGQAEGFKHRIADTRLALNQALERGETVLLEGSQGTLLDVDHGTYPFVTSSNPTAGGAAVGSGVGPGRITTVLGILKAYTTRVGSGPFPTELFDESGEYLAKQGGEVGVTTGRARRTGWFDAVIARYATRVNGITDYFLTKLDVLSSLDTIPICVAYDVDGVRHDDMPMTQTGFHHAKPIYEEMPGWWEDISGARTFEELPVNAQRYVLRLEELSGSYMSYIGVGPGRDQTIVRRDILS, encoded by the coding sequence ATGCCGGCAATCGTCCTCATCGGCGCCCAGTGGGGCGACGAGGGCAAGGGCAAGGCCACGGATCTGTTCGGCGAGCGACTGCAGTGGGTGGTGCGCTACCAGGGTGGCAACAACGCCGGCCACACCGTGGTGCTGCCGAACGGCGACAAGTTCGCGCTTCACCTCATCCCGTCGGGCATCCTCTCGCCCGGTGTGAACAACGTGATCGGCAACGGCGTCGTCGTGGATCCAGGTGTGCTGCTCACCGAACTCGACGGCCTCGAGAAGCGCGACGTGGACACGTCGAAACTGCTGCTCAGCGCCGATGCGCACCTGATCATGCCGTACCACGTGGCCATCGACAAGGTCACCGAACGTTTCCTCGGTGCCCGCAAGATCGGCACCACCGGACGCGGCATCGGCCCGTGCTACCAGGACAAGATCGCCCGCGTCGGAGTGCGCGCGGCGGATGTCCTGGACGAGAAGATCCTGACCCAGAAGGTCGAGGCCGCACTGGAATTCAAGAACCAGGTGCTCGCCAAGATCTACAACCGGCGCGCCCTCGAGTCGGAGAAGGTGGTGGAGGAGGTGCTCGGCCAGGCCGAGGGCTTCAAGCACCGCATCGCCGACACCCGGCTCGCGTTGAACCAGGCGCTCGAGCGCGGCGAGACCGTGCTGCTCGAGGGCTCGCAGGGCACGCTCCTCGACGTCGATCACGGCACCTATCCGTTCGTCACGTCGTCCAACCCGACGGCGGGCGGCGCGGCCGTGGGTTCGGGCGTCGGCCCGGGTCGGATCACCACCGTCCTCGGCATCCTGAAGGCGTACACCACGCGCGTCGGCTCGGGCCCGTTCCCGACGGAGCTGTTCGACGAGTCGGGCGAGTACCTGGCCAAGCAGGGCGGCGAGGTGGGTGTCACCACCGGCCGCGCCCGGCGCACCGGCTGGTTCGACGCCGTCATCGCGCGGTACGCCACGCGCGTCAACGGCATCACCGACTACTTCCTCACCAAGCTCGACGTGCTGTCCTCGCTCGACACCATCCCGATCTGCGTCGCGTACGACGTGGACGGCGTGCGTCACGACGACATGCCGATGACGCAGACCGGGTTCCATCACGCGAAGCCGATCTACGAGGAGATGCCCGGGTGGTGGGAGGACATCTCGGGGGCGCGGACCTTCGAGGAGTTGCCCGTCAATGCCCAGAGGTACGTGCTGCGTCTCGAGGAGCTCTCGGGGTCGTACATGTCGTACATCGGCGTCGGTCCGGGCCGTGACCAGACCATCGTGCGGCGCGACATCCTGTCCTGA
- a CDS encoding energy-coupling factor ABC transporter ATP-binding protein, translated as MSHRTLTARDLEVRYQGGPPVLAGASLSVPAAARVALLGANGSGKTTLLRCLSGAIVPDGGRVEIDDVALRHSRSGLRAHRQEVQLVLQDPDDQLFSVDVYRDVAYGPVNLGLGPDEVRERTEAALEVMGIDHLRSRPTHQLSYGERKRVATAGAVAMRPCILLLDEPTAGLDPQGVDEMFAALHRLENHHTTVVLSTHDVALALEWSNSVAVVVDGAVVQGDPVTLLSDIDLLGRARLRTPWPLALAADLVRDGMLEQGSRPRDAEELRKMLSSSISRR; from the coding sequence ATGAGCCACCGCACGCTCACCGCCCGCGACCTCGAGGTGCGGTATCAGGGCGGGCCGCCGGTGTTGGCCGGCGCGAGCCTGAGCGTTCCCGCCGCGGCGAGGGTGGCGCTCCTGGGCGCCAACGGCTCGGGCAAGACGACCCTGCTGCGGTGCCTGTCCGGAGCGATCGTTCCCGATGGCGGCCGGGTGGAGATCGACGACGTCGCACTGCGCCACAGCCGGTCGGGCCTGCGGGCACATCGCCAGGAGGTGCAACTGGTGCTGCAGGATCCGGACGATCAGTTGTTCTCGGTCGACGTGTACCGAGACGTCGCCTACGGTCCGGTGAACCTCGGCCTGGGGCCCGACGAGGTGCGCGAGCGCACGGAGGCGGCGCTCGAGGTGATGGGCATCGACCATCTGCGGTCCCGGCCGACGCACCAGCTGTCCTACGGTGAGCGCAAGCGCGTCGCGACGGCCGGCGCCGTGGCCATGCGGCCGTGCATCCTGTTGCTCGACGAACCGACGGCCGGGCTCGATCCGCAGGGCGTCGACGAGATGTTCGCCGCGCTGCACCGCCTGGAGAATCACCACACGACCGTGGTGCTGTCGACACACGACGTGGCCCTGGCGCTGGAGTGGTCGAACTCGGTCGCCGTGGTCGTGGACGGCGCTGTGGTGCAGGGGGATCCGGTGACGTTGCTGTCGGACATCGACCTGCTGGGACGGGCCAGGTTGCGGACACCGTGGCCGTTGGCGCTCGCCGCGGACCTCGTCCGGGACGGCATGCTCGAACAGGGATCGCGACCACGGGACGCCGAAGAACTACGAAAGATGCTGAGCAGCAGTATCAGTCGGCGCTAA
- the cbiQ gene encoding cobalt ECF transporter T component CbiQ, producing the protein MQGLAVDDAAWASPWRTRAVGDKAALSLGLVLCALLLPPWPGALIVTVVALGAAVGAARTPLRPVLRALTAPAAFIALGAVSVAVTVTATPDWSVGVTADSARRALEVSGHAIAGTSAVLLLAVTTPMIDILTGLRRLRVPQACIDVAAVMYRFLFVLLSSVRTIRQSQTARLGYSSPRRSLHSAGLLTAAVLIKSWDRASRLEAGLAGREFGDAVSADPVDRQRSSPSFLVTVVAVLGAVVALSLLGHRA; encoded by the coding sequence GTGCAGGGTCTCGCGGTCGACGACGCGGCCTGGGCCAGTCCGTGGCGCACGCGCGCGGTGGGCGACAAGGCGGCACTGTCGCTGGGCCTCGTGCTGTGCGCGCTGCTGCTCCCGCCGTGGCCCGGTGCGCTGATCGTCACGGTGGTCGCGCTCGGTGCGGCCGTCGGGGCTGCCCGCACACCGCTCCGGCCGGTGCTGCGTGCGCTCACCGCACCGGCTGCGTTCATCGCCCTCGGCGCCGTCTCCGTCGCCGTCACGGTGACCGCCACGCCGGACTGGAGTGTCGGGGTCACGGCCGACAGCGCGCGACGAGCGCTGGAGGTGTCCGGTCACGCGATCGCCGGGACGTCGGCCGTGCTCCTGCTGGCCGTCACGACACCGATGATCGACATCCTGACCGGGTTGCGACGGCTGCGGGTACCGCAGGCATGCATCGACGTCGCCGCCGTGATGTACCGCTTCCTGTTCGTGCTGCTGTCGTCGGTACGCACCATCCGCCAGTCGCAGACCGCCCGCCTCGGCTACTCGTCGCCGCGCCGGTCGCTGCATTCCGCGGGTCTGCTGACGGCCGCTGTGCTGATCAAGTCGTGGGACAGGGCCTCGCGGCTCGAGGCGGGGCTGGCGGGTCGCGAGTTCGGCGACGCGGTCTCGGCGGATCCGGTCGACCGGCAGCGCAGTTCGCCGAGCTTCCTGGTGACCGTCGTGGCGGTGCTGGGAGCCGTGGTGGCGCTGTCCCTGCTGGGACATCGCGCATGA
- a CDS encoding energy-coupling factor ABC transporter substrate-binding protein, protein MRRNVVINLLLVLGIVLIVGAALVLDAGRSGDEERFVGTDSAATSQIEEDHPDYVPWFESVFSPTSGEVESGLFALQAALGGLVLGYVLAALRGRRKLDALRTELERT, encoded by the coding sequence ATGCGTAGGAACGTGGTGATCAACCTGCTGCTCGTCCTCGGGATCGTCCTCATCGTCGGCGCCGCGCTGGTGCTCGACGCGGGACGCAGCGGCGACGAGGAGCGGTTCGTCGGTACCGATTCGGCCGCCACGTCGCAGATCGAGGAGGACCACCCGGACTACGTGCCGTGGTTCGAGTCGGTGTTCTCGCCGACGTCGGGCGAGGTGGAGTCGGGACTCTTCGCGCTGCAGGCCGCGCTGGGTGGACTCGTCCTGGGGTACGTGCTGGCGGCGCTGCGCGGTCGGCGCAAGCTCGACGCGCTCCGCACCGAACTCGAACGGACGTAG
- a CDS encoding energy-coupling factor ABC transporter permease encodes MHIAEGFLPPVHAAVWTCAAAPFVVHGARAVVVQVRENPRSRLLLGAAGAFTFVLSAIKLPSVTGSSSHPTGTGLGAVLFKPPVMAFLGTVVLLFQALLLAHGGLTTLGANAFSMAIVGPWVGYAAFRLTGRLGGGLSLSVFFAMMLADLSTYCTTSVQIALAFPDPQSGVLGAVTKFLSIFAVTQIPLAIAEGLLGVLVFRVLRTVATPELRDLGVLRREKGAVDA; translated from the coding sequence GTGCACATCGCCGAGGGTTTTCTGCCACCCGTTCACGCGGCAGTCTGGACGTGCGCCGCGGCGCCGTTCGTCGTTCACGGCGCTCGCGCCGTCGTCGTCCAGGTCCGGGAGAACCCCCGCAGCCGTTTGCTGCTGGGTGCTGCCGGTGCCTTCACCTTCGTTCTCTCCGCCATCAAGCTGCCGTCCGTCACGGGCAGCTCGAGTCATCCCACCGGGACCGGCCTGGGCGCGGTGTTGTTCAAGCCGCCGGTCATGGCGTTCCTCGGCACGGTGGTGTTGCTCTTCCAGGCGTTGCTGCTCGCGCACGGCGGCTTGACGACGCTGGGCGCCAACGCGTTCTCCATGGCGATCGTCGGCCCGTGGGTGGGGTACGCCGCGTTCCGTCTCACCGGCAGGCTGGGCGGTGGTCTGTCGCTGTCGGTGTTCTTCGCGATGATGCTGGCCGACCTGTCGACGTACTGCACGACGTCGGTGCAGATCGCGCTCGCGTTCCCGGATCCGCAGAGCGGCGTACTCGGAGCCGTCACCAAGTTCCTGTCCATCTTCGCTGTCACCCAGATTCCGCTCGCCATCGCGGAGGGCCTGCTGGGTGTGCTGGTGTTCCGCGTCCTGCGGACCGTGGCGACGCCGGAGCTGCGGGACCTCGGAGTGCTGCGCCGCGAGAAGGGTGCCGTCGATGCGTAG
- a CDS encoding cation diffusion facilitator family transporter yields the protein MGAGHGHAHTPAAGEAGTGRLRRMGIAWFVLVAFFALELTVGLIINSLGLLADAGHMLTDIIGMSMGLVALTMARRGSNSAARTFGWHRAEVLTAVANAVLLLGVAVFIFVEAIRRIGDQPDIPGLAMVLTAAAGLVANIVVMLLIRADAKDSIAVRGAYLEVLADTVGSVGVLVAGVLLLAFDWTWADIVVGIAISLWVVPRALSLAGQSLRILTQASPSSVDIGALEADLRALPGVVDVHDLHVWTLTTGMDVATVHITSDGSGSVMLARGKEVLSAYGLDHATVQVEPAVHGATCRDELTW from the coding sequence ATGGGAGCGGGGCACGGACATGCGCACACACCGGCGGCTGGTGAGGCCGGCACCGGGCGGCTGCGACGCATGGGGATCGCGTGGTTCGTGCTCGTCGCGTTCTTCGCCCTCGAGCTGACCGTCGGCCTCATCATCAATTCGCTGGGCCTGCTCGCCGATGCCGGGCACATGCTCACCGACATCATCGGCATGTCGATGGGCCTCGTTGCGCTCACGATGGCCCGGCGCGGATCGAATTCTGCCGCACGGACATTCGGGTGGCACCGGGCCGAGGTGCTCACCGCTGTCGCCAACGCGGTGCTGCTGCTCGGGGTCGCGGTCTTCATCTTCGTCGAGGCGATCCGCCGCATCGGGGACCAGCCGGACATCCCGGGCCTCGCGATGGTGCTGACGGCCGCCGCGGGACTCGTCGCCAACATCGTCGTCATGCTGCTCATCCGCGCCGACGCGAAGGACTCCATCGCGGTACGCGGGGCCTATCTCGAGGTGCTCGCGGACACCGTGGGCAGCGTCGGGGTGCTCGTCGCCGGTGTGCTGCTCCTGGCGTTCGACTGGACGTGGGCGGACATCGTCGTGGGTATCGCCATCTCGCTGTGGGTGGTGCCGCGGGCACTCTCGCTCGCCGGCCAGTCGTTGCGCATCCTCACGCAGGCCAGCCCGTCGTCGGTGGACATCGGTGCGCTCGAGGCCGATCTGCGGGCGCTGCCCGGAGTCGTCGACGTCCACGACCTGCACGTCTGGACCCTCACCACCGGCATGGACGTCGCCACGGTGCACATCACGTCGGACGGTTCCGGATCGGTGATGCTGGCCCGCGGGAAGGAAGTGCTCTCGGCCTACGGCCTGGACCACGCCACCGTGCAGGTCGAGCCCGCGGTGCACGGTGCCACCTGCCGCGACGAGCTCACCTGGTAG
- a CDS encoding type IV toxin-antitoxin system AbiEi family antitoxin domain-containing protein, translated as MDLHRRATGDVTDAALRGLVRRGELVRVSRGSYGPGSEWASASPDERYRLRVLGVMAGRTAVAVASHESAAALHRLPLLAPDRDRVHVSVDGRGGGASTRRVAEHRVPLSPLDVTTVDGVQVTTPTRTALDIACTVGLDRALCAVESALRTEAPDLQECLARLGRRRGIATARRAVDLASPLTESIGESWSRALMMQWPEIASPRLQHRFLDDRGRIVARTDFDWDGRLMGEFDGLTKYRGGAQSVIDEKLREDALRALGCHVVRWTWDDLRHPERLRRLLAAGMAIAFR; from the coding sequence ATGGACCTGCACCGCCGCGCCACCGGTGACGTGACAGATGCGGCGCTGCGCGGTCTGGTGAGGCGCGGCGAACTGGTCCGCGTGAGCCGCGGCTCCTACGGCCCCGGCTCGGAGTGGGCGTCGGCATCACCAGACGAGCGCTACCGCCTGCGCGTGCTCGGAGTCATGGCGGGACGCACCGCGGTGGCCGTCGCCAGTCACGAGTCCGCGGCGGCGCTGCATCGGCTCCCCCTTCTCGCTCCCGACCGAGACCGAGTGCATGTGAGCGTCGACGGTCGAGGAGGTGGTGCGTCGACGAGGAGGGTCGCCGAGCACCGGGTGCCGCTGTCCCCGCTGGACGTCACCACCGTCGACGGTGTGCAGGTCACGACGCCGACGCGGACGGCGCTCGACATCGCGTGCACAGTGGGACTCGATCGTGCGCTGTGCGCTGTCGAGTCCGCACTCCGCACGGAGGCGCCGGATCTGCAGGAGTGCCTCGCACGGCTCGGGCGCCGTCGCGGCATCGCCACCGCCCGCCGCGCGGTGGACCTCGCGAGCCCTCTCACCGAGAGCATCGGCGAATCGTGGAGCCGAGCCCTGATGATGCAGTGGCCCGAGATTGCCTCGCCGAGGCTGCAGCATCGCTTCCTCGACGATCGTGGTCGCATCGTGGCCCGCACCGATTTCGACTGGGACGGTCGGCTGATGGGCGAGTTCGACGGGCTGACGAAGTATCGCGGCGGAGCACAGTCGGTGATCGACGAGAAGCTGCGCGAGGACGCCCTCCGCGCGCTCGGCTGCCATGTGGTGCGGTGGACGTGGGACGACCTGCGTCATCCCGAACGGCTACGGCGTCTGCTCGCGGCCGGGATGGCCATCGCGTTCCGCTGA
- a CDS encoding FUSC family protein — MGRFGSYPRFTAPHLGLRTRGSARIDASLRRLSVSGLPIIQCALAAGIAWFVATDVVGHVTPFFAPIAAVVSLGVSLGARMRRSAELVVGVTVGIGVGDAIIALIGTGPWQIALVVALAMSTAVFLDSGAIIAMQAGSSAVLVATLIPPGNAGGLNRMVDALIGGLVGLAVVAVVPTHPVRRARKDAATVIATSGRVLQLVADGLLANDAEPIAKALKAARATQPAIDAMRTDLKGGREISRISPLYWNSKQRLAELAATADPLDNAVRNIRVLARRSLSLVRDDEILDPRLVDLVEKLAQATEVVRKMMLADPGEQPDRAEAARVLRHVAVGAKAELMQDAGLSAVVVLAQIRSIVVDLLQVAGLSRISALATLPPTVDHPAVPPELDY, encoded by the coding sequence ATGGGCCGATTCGGGAGCTACCCACGATTCACGGCCCCGCATCTCGGCCTGCGCACCCGCGGCTCCGCGCGGATCGACGCCTCGCTGCGGCGACTGAGTGTCTCCGGGTTGCCGATCATCCAGTGCGCGCTCGCCGCGGGCATCGCGTGGTTCGTGGCGACGGACGTCGTCGGGCACGTCACGCCCTTCTTCGCACCGATCGCGGCCGTCGTCTCGCTCGGTGTGTCCCTCGGGGCGCGGATGCGACGTTCGGCCGAACTCGTCGTCGGCGTCACGGTCGGCATCGGTGTCGGTGACGCGATCATCGCCCTCATCGGGACCGGCCCGTGGCAGATCGCCCTGGTCGTCGCGCTCGCGATGTCGACCGCGGTCTTCCTCGACAGCGGCGCCATCATCGCGATGCAGGCGGGATCGTCGGCCGTGCTGGTGGCGACGCTCATCCCGCCGGGCAACGCCGGCGGACTCAACCGCATGGTCGACGCGTTGATCGGCGGTCTGGTGGGACTCGCCGTCGTCGCCGTCGTGCCGACGCACCCCGTGCGCCGCGCACGCAAGGACGCGGCCACCGTCATCGCCACGTCGGGCCGGGTACTGCAACTCGTCGCGGACGGTCTCCTGGCCAACGACGCGGAACCGATCGCCAAGGCACTGAAGGCTGCGCGCGCCACACAACCGGCCATCGACGCGATGCGCACCGATCTCAAGGGCGGGCGCGAGATCAGCCGCATCTCCCCGCTGTACTGGAACAGCAAGCAGCGCCTGGCCGAGCTCGCCGCGACGGCGGATCCGCTGGACAACGCGGTGCGCAACATCCGGGTTCTCGCCAGGCGCTCCCTGTCCCTGGTGCGCGACGACGAGATTCTCGACCCCCGACTGGTCGACCTCGTCGAGAAGCTCGCGCAGGCCACCGAGGTGGTGCGGAAGATGATGCTCGCTGATCCCGGCGAGCAACCCGACCGAGCCGAGGCAGCGCGGGTTCTCCGGCACGTGGCAGTCGGTGCGAAGGCGGAGCTCATGCAGGACGCCGGCCTGTCCGCGGTGGTGGTGCTCGCGCAGATCCGGTCCATCGTCGTCGACCTGCTCCAGGTGGCAGGGCTCTCGCGGATCTCCGCGCTGGCGACCCTGCCCCCGACCGTCGACCACCCCGCCGTGCCGCCCGAGCTCGACTACTAG
- a CDS encoding DUF3151 domain-containing protein — translation MTSFGDLLGPQPTLLPGDDEAESALLNHTAPEEVAAAHPTASIAWAYLAEAALSDGRTITAYAYARTGYHRGLDQLRRNGWKGFGPVPYSHEPNRGFLRCVAVLARAAQSIGETDEYARCLDLLEDCDPRAADELGVG, via the coding sequence ATGACTTCCTTCGGTGATCTCCTCGGTCCCCAGCCCACCCTGCTGCCCGGCGACGACGAGGCCGAGTCCGCTCTCCTGAACCACACGGCCCCCGAGGAGGTGGCCGCGGCGCACCCCACCGCGTCGATCGCGTGGGCCTACCTCGCCGAGGCCGCCCTGTCCGACGGCCGCACCATCACCGCGTACGCCTACGCACGCACCGGCTACCACCGCGGGCTCGACCAGCTGCGTCGCAACGGCTGGAAGGGCTTCGGACCTGTGCCGTACAGCCACGAGCCCAACCGCGGCTTCCTGCGCTGCGTGGCCGTCCTGGCCCGCGCCGCGCAGTCGATCGGGGAGACGGACGAGTACGCCCGCTGCCTCGACCTGCTCGAGGACTGCGATCCGCGCGCCGCGGACGAACTCGGCGTCGGCTAG
- a CDS encoding Rv0361 family membrane protein, with product MSPDNSRPAAPRRIEPSAAPKKVSTRSGGRRRGPWIAAALVALLAIAGVVAFALLRGGTSVTGPSDDEKIRTSIDTFTAALRDGDLTALRGVTCGALASFYGGISEADFAATHDAAVASGTVPVVQSVDTIQITEAEPPDQTTAIAQVTARTEGAEPSARTFDLALDGETWKVCA from the coding sequence GTGTCCCCGGATAACTCGCGCCCCGCCGCACCGCGCCGCATCGAACCCAGCGCCGCACCGAAGAAGGTGTCGACGCGCTCCGGTGGACGGCGGCGCGGACCGTGGATCGCGGCGGCCCTCGTGGCCCTGCTGGCGATCGCGGGTGTCGTGGCGTTCGCACTGCTGCGGGGCGGCACGAGCGTCACGGGTCCGAGCGACGACGAGAAGATCCGCACCTCGATCGACACCTTCACCGCGGCGTTGCGTGACGGCGACCTGACCGCTCTGCGCGGCGTCACGTGCGGCGCGCTGGCGTCCTTCTACGGCGGCATCTCCGAGGCCGACTTCGCCGCGACGCACGACGCCGCCGTCGCATCCGGAACGGTGCCGGTGGTACAGAGCGTCGACACCATTCAGATCACCGAAGCGGAACCGCCGGATCAGACGACGGCGATCGCACAGGTCACCGCGCGCACCGAGGGCGCGGAGCCCTCGGCGCGCACGTTCGACCTCGCGCTGGACGGCGAGACCTGGAAGGTCTGCGCCTGA
- the fbaA gene encoding class II fructose-bisphosphate aldolase, whose translation MPIATPEVYAEMLGRAKEHKFAFPAINCVGSESVNAAIKGFADAGSDGIIQFSTGGAEFASGLGVKDMVTGAVALAEFAHVVAAKYDVTIALHTDHCPKDKLDTYVRPLLAVSQERVDAGKNPLFQSHMWDGSAVPIDENLEIAKDLLARAAAARIILEIEIGVVGGEEDGVEAEINDKLYTSNEDFLKTVEALGAGDAGSRYLLAATFGNVHGVYKPGNVKLKPSVLADGQRVATEKLGLAAGSKPFDFVFHGGSGSAKSEIEEALEYGVVKMNVDTDTQYAFSRPIAGHFFSNYDGVLKVDGEVGNKKAYDPRSYLKKAEAGMTARVVEACNDLKSAGRSVSAG comes from the coding sequence GTGCCGATCGCAACTCCCGAGGTGTACGCCGAGATGCTCGGCCGCGCCAAGGAACACAAGTTCGCTTTTCCCGCCATCAACTGCGTGGGATCCGAGTCCGTCAACGCGGCCATCAAGGGCTTCGCCGACGCGGGCAGCGACGGCATCATCCAGTTCTCCACCGGTGGCGCGGAGTTCGCGTCCGGCCTCGGTGTGAAGGACATGGTCACCGGCGCCGTCGCGCTCGCCGAGTTCGCCCACGTCGTCGCCGCGAAGTACGACGTCACCATCGCGCTGCACACCGACCACTGCCCCAAGGACAAGCTGGACACCTACGTGCGTCCGCTCCTCGCGGTGTCGCAGGAGCGCGTCGACGCCGGGAAGAACCCCCTCTTCCAGTCGCACATGTGGGACGGCTCCGCGGTGCCGATCGACGAGAACCTCGAGATCGCCAAGGATCTGCTGGCCCGGGCCGCCGCGGCGCGCATCATCCTGGAGATCGAGATCGGCGTGGTCGGCGGCGAGGAGGACGGCGTCGAGGCGGAGATCAACGACAAGCTGTACACCTCGAACGAGGACTTCCTGAAGACGGTCGAGGCGCTCGGTGCCGGCGATGCCGGATCGCGCTACCTGTTGGCCGCGACGTTCGGCAACGTCCACGGCGTCTACAAGCCGGGCAACGTCAAGCTCAAGCCGTCGGTGCTCGCGGACGGCCAGCGCGTCGCCACCGAGAAGCTCGGACTCGCTGCCGGCTCCAAGCCCTTCGACTTCGTCTTCCACGGCGGCTCGGGCTCGGCCAAGAGCGAGATCGAGGAGGCCCTCGAGTACGGCGTCGTGAAGATGAACGTCGACACCGACACCCAGTACGCGTTCAGTCGGCCCATCGCCGGCCACTTCTTCAGCAACTACGACGGCGTGCTGAAGGTCGACGGCGAGGTGGGCAACAAGAAGGCCTACGACCCGCGCAGCTACCTCAAGAAGGCCGAGGCCGGTATGACGGCGCGCGTCGTCGAGGCGTGCAACGACCTGAAGTCCGCCGGTCGGAGTGTGTCAGCGGGCTGA
- a CDS encoding VTT domain-containing protein — protein MTTVAASVTDLALLPGFLDPVNLLNSFGTWVLVGLLLVVFIESGLLFPLLPGDSLLFTAGLIAASKSAEIEPFAPLWVLLVTIPIAAVLGDQAGYLIGKKAGTGLFTDDARFLKKRYIDESHAFFEKHGPITIFLARFVPIVRTFAPVVAGASGMRYRTFITYNVVGGIVWGSGVTLLGYLLGQIAVIRDNVDIIFLLIVAVSVLPIAWEVGKRIVASRRTPLGEAVDAFDGKLDGKVEPSKWSEPAQRSDTAQRSEPAQWSEPVQRTEPAPRDSSS, from the coding sequence GTGACTACCGTGGCCGCCTCCGTGACCGACCTCGCCCTGCTGCCGGGGTTCCTCGATCCCGTCAACCTGCTGAACTCGTTCGGCACCTGGGTCCTGGTCGGTCTGCTGCTGGTGGTGTTCATCGAGTCGGGCCTGCTGTTCCCGCTGCTCCCGGGCGATTCGCTGCTGTTCACGGCCGGTCTGATCGCCGCGTCGAAGAGCGCGGAGATCGAGCCGTTCGCGCCGCTGTGGGTGCTGTTGGTGACCATTCCGATCGCCGCGGTGCTGGGTGATCAGGCGGGATATCTGATCGGCAAGAAGGCCGGCACGGGCCTGTTCACGGACGACGCCCGCTTCCTGAAGAAGCGCTACATCGACGAGTCGCACGCGTTCTTCGAGAAGCACGGTCCCATCACCATCTTCCTGGCGCGCTTCGTGCCCATCGTGCGTACGTTCGCGCCGGTCGTGGCCGGTGCCTCGGGCATGCGCTACCGCACGTTCATCACCTACAACGTCGTCGGCGGCATCGTCTGGGGCTCGGGCGTCACGCTGCTCGGCTACCTGCTGGGCCAGATCGCCGTCATCCGCGACAACGTCGACATCATCTTCCTGCTCATCGTCGCCGTGTCCGTCCTGCCCATCGCCTGGGAGGTCGGCAAGCGGATCGTCGCCTCGCGCCGCACCCCGCTCGGTGAGGCCGTCGACGCGTTCGACGGCAAGCTCGACGGCAAGGTCGAGCCGTCCAAGTGGTCCGAGCCGGCCCAGAGGTCGGACACTGCTCAGCGGTCGGAACCAGCTCAGTGGTCCGAGCCCGTCCAGCGCACCGAGCCCGCTCCGCGCGACTCGTCCTCGTAG
- a CDS encoding DedA family protein yields the protein MLLAGSTVLAEGGAMGFLESAGPTLVWLIVVSFVFLECAVIVGLFLPGDSLLITAGIGLAAHASGTSHVWALSAGAFLAAIAGNQVGYMIGKRTGHRLVARKNGKYVNTANLEKVNRLLEKHGFWAVLVARWIPWVRTLCPMVAGAGGMNHRRYTIASTLGALIWAPVLLLIGFYFGAVLDKVSWLFPTVLTLMIVSIVVGTIFGLYQYRKEMKKPVETTEVHDL from the coding sequence ATGCTTCTCGCCGGTAGCACCGTGCTCGCCGAAGGCGGCGCGATGGGATTCCTCGAATCGGCCGGGCCCACCCTGGTCTGGCTCATCGTGGTGTCCTTCGTGTTCCTCGAGTGCGCCGTCATCGTGGGCCTCTTCCTTCCCGGCGACTCGCTGCTGATCACCGCCGGCATCGGACTGGCCGCCCACGCCTCGGGCACCTCGCACGTGTGGGCGCTGTCCGCGGGCGCGTTCCTGGCCGCCATCGCCGGTAATCAGGTGGGGTACATGATCGGTAAACGCACCGGTCATCGCCTCGTGGCGCGCAAGAACGGCAAGTACGTCAACACCGCGAATCTGGAGAAGGTCAACCGACTTCTCGAGAAGCACGGCTTCTGGGCGGTGCTCGTCGCGCGCTGGATCCCGTGGGTGCGGACCCTGTGCCCGATGGTCGCCGGTGCCGGTGGGATGAACCACCGCCGCTACACCATCGCCAGCACGCTGGGTGCGCTCATCTGGGCACCCGTGCTGCTGCTGATCGGGTTCTACTTCGGAGCGGTGCTCGACAAGGTGTCGTGGCTGTTCCCCACCGTGCTCACGCTGATGATCGTCTCGATCGTGGTCGGCACCATCTTCGGTCTGTACCAGTACCGCAAGGAGATGAAGAAGCCGGTGGAGACCACCGAAGTGCACGATCTCTGA